The Cellulophaga lytica DSM 7489 nucleotide sequence ATCAAAATCTGTTTGCGTACCTATACTAGTACCTTTTATTAGTACATTACAGCCAGGTAGTGGTTGTCCGGATGCATCTGTAACCACACCTGTTACTTTTTTTACTGAAGGATTGTAATAATATTTATTTTTTTTAACAGCTTTAGCTTGATAGTTGTAACCATTTGTGAAATTTAAGTACTTAGTATCTATAACAGGCTTAGTTGTTTGTTTTATAGGGTTTCCGGTTGATAAATTAATTTTTACATTCTTCCATTCATTTCCTGTGTTTTGGTAGACATTAGCTTTGTACTTAAGTTGAAGATTACTGGCTGTATTTTTAGATTTAATATCGTATGTTGGTACCCAACCAGCATCAGAAACAACATAAGACAAAATTAAGTTTAAGTTAATGTCTACAGGAGCGTCAAATTTAACAACTAATTCTCCTTGTGCTATAGCAGGCCCAGTGGTAAGCTCTTTTACTTGTAAATTTAGGTCTCTAATTGTTGTACTTATTGTTGTAATTTCTTTATTTATAGTGAATATCTCATCTCTAATTTCAGTAATTCGTTTTCTGTAGTAAGTGCTTATTTGCTTTAATGTTTCTAAGTCTAAACTCTCTGTACTAGCGCTTACTTGTCTGTTTTTAGTAATTAATAATTCTTCTTCTTGTAAACCAGATATTCTATTTTTTAATAGTTGAATTTTTTCAGAAAGTAATTTAGCTTCATTTTGTAATTCTGTAGCTTCTGGTGTTACCATAAACTTATCCAAATAGTTGATGCCATAATCCATTGCTAAAATAGAAACAGACTGTAACCCGGATATTTGTATACTGTTTTCATCAATTTTAGAAGATAAACCAGTAAATTTTAACTCGGTTGTGCCTTCTTTAAGCATAAAGTTGCTTGTGCGTGTAATTTGCGCTCCGTTTAGGTAAACCGTTACTTTTTTAATTGTAGAAGGTGTTTTATTATCTGCGCCAAAAAATGTTATTGGCACAAGTAATAATAGGTAAAGTAGCTTTTTCATAAATAATAGTTTTTAAGGTTGTGTAAACCTAAATATTACTATTACCGTATAAAACAGCTAATTTGTAAAATGGTCTTTAGAGTGAGTAAACTATGCTTTTAAGCTAGTTTTAGTATTGTTTTTAAAAGATGAACTACTAGGAAGCTCAAACAACTCTAAATCAAAAAATGGAATAGCGGCAAGTAAGTGATCAAATATATCAGACATTATATACTCGTAGTTTTCCCATCTTTTATCACTACTAAAGGCATAAACCTCTAAAGGAATACCTTGTGGAGTAGGAGCTAATTGCCTAACCATAACCATCATATCTTTATTTATAGCAGAATGATTTTTTAAATACGTGTCTGCATATTTTCTAAAAAGTCCAATGTTTGTAAGGTTTCTTCCGTTTATTAAAATAGACTTGTCTATATTATTACTTGTATTAAAATCAGTAATACTCTCTTGTCTACTTTTAATATAGTCGGTAATAAGACTAATTTTTTTAAATTTTTGAATGTCTTTTGGTGCTAAAAAATTGATACTTTCTTGTTTAATAATTAAAGCACGTTTAATTCTACGTCCTGGAGAATTTGTCATTCCTCTCCAGTTTTTAAAAGAATCCGAAATTAAGGCATAGGTTGGTATGGTTGTAATGGTATTGTCAAAGTTTTGTACTTTAACTGTAGCAAGGTTAATTTCTATAACATCTCCATCTGCACCATAATTGTCAAAAGAAATCCAATCACCAATGCGTACCATATCATTTATAGATACTTGTATGCTTGCAACAAAGCCAAGTATGGTGTCTTTAAAAATTAATAATATTACAGCAGAGGCCGTACCTAAACCAGTTAAAAATTTCCAAAGTTCTATGTCTGTAAGTATAGATATAGCTAACAAAATACCAATAGACCATAAAAAGATCATAAATACCTGTATGTAGCTATCTATAGGTTTGTCTTTAAGGTTTGGTAATGTTTTAAAGAAATCTTTTAAAGTATTAAGCAAACTCCTAACTACCCACAGCGTTAATACAATGCCAAAAACTTCTAAACCTTTTAAAATTATGCCTTGTGCTTTTATAAAACCATTAAAAACAAATGGAATAGCGTTGTAAGCAATAATAATAGGTACTATATGCGCTACATTTCTTGGTACTTTGTTTTTAACCAAAAAGTCATCAAAATTTGTTTTAGATATGCTTGTAAATTTTGCAAATACAGAAATGAATATTTTTCTTAAAACGTAATCAAAAATATAAAGAACAATTATTAAAAGAAGTAGTAAAATTAATGTGTTCAAGTATTTAGCATAAACATCATCCAAACCAATTTCTACTAAATAATTGTAAAGTAAAGAAGATACTTGATTTAAACTATACATATAATTGTTTATATTTTTAATATTAAACTAGACATTGGTAATTGTAATAAAAGGAATTAACTAATCTAAAAATTTAGATTTTAGCTCTGGAGTAGGAATCATACAATTATTTTTTTTGCCAAACCAATTGTATCTATTTTTTGCAATAATAGTATATATCCAATCTCTAAAACTAGCAGGAATTAGCTCTAAAATCCATAATAAAGACCAAATACCTCCAAATGAACGTCCAATTTTTAGAGCGGCAGACGATTTTACATAATATGCAATATTGGGCTCTATTAGTATAATAGAATCTGTTTTTTCCATATCAATATTACGTGTAGAAAAAAAATTATGTGCAATTTCTCCTTGTAATGTAGCAAATCTAAATTCATCTTTTTTATCATGTTTAATAATAAACTGTATAGCGTTGTTGCATAAATTGCAAACGCCATCAAAAAGAATTATTTTTTTATCTAAATCCACCCTGCAAAGATAAAATACCTACAGTAAAAAAGAGTGTTTTTATAATGAATTTAAGAAATCACCTAAATCTGTTTCTTTGCCTAAACTTAATTTCTTTTTAAGCCTATATTTAGATTTTAAAATACTATCTGGCAATACATTAAAAATGGCTGCAATTTCTTTAGTAGACAAGTTCATTCTTAAAAATGCAGCAAGTCTAATTTCTTTCTCAGATATATCTGCATAAATAGCTTTTAGTTTGTTATCAAAATCGTTATGAACATCTGCAAAATAAGATTTAAATAAGTCCCAGTCTTTATCATCTGCAGTTTGCTTTTTAAGTAACATTAAAATGCGTCTAAACTCTAATTTAAATTTTTCGGGATTATTTTTTAACTCTTTTAAGTTTTCTAATAGTTCTTGTGTAAAAGTATTTTTTTGTACCAAGTGTACCGTTAAACTTGCTAATTCTTTTTGTTTGTGTTCTATTTCTTTACGGTATAATTCATCTTGTTTTTTTTGTGTAACAATGTCCTTTTTCATACGCTGCCTGTAAATAAAAAAGATCATAATAGAAATAGAAAGAACAGAGAACATACCTGCAGCATAAAGACTAGTAGTTAAGGTTTTTAACTTGTTTTGCTGCTGTAAATTTTTAATTTCTTCTTCATTTAAAGCTAATGAAGTTTGTTTTTTTTCGGTTTCGTAAATGGTTTTAAGCTCTTCAATTTGCTGTACGTTTTTTAAGTTATAAATACTGTCTTTATAATTTTGATGATTTTTTAAGTCCTGTAATGCTAAACTATTATTGCCAAGTTTTTCATAAGCTAATGAACGTAATTTGTAATTTTCCATTAAATAATCTAACCTCTTTGAAGGTGTAGATTTTTCTATAGCCTTATCTAAATATGTTATTGCTAATTTTGGTTTATTAAGGTCTAAATAAAGTGTTCCTAGTTCTTTTAAAACATCAATATAATTGTATAAAAAGCCTTCTCTTTCATGAAATCTTAAACTTTCTTCTAAATAAACTTTAGATTTTTCAAAATCTCTAGATTCCCTGTATAAAGATCCTATATTAGTGTATAGCATTGCTTCATTAGATTTTAAACCGTGTTTTTGAGCAATTTTTAAACTTTCTCTAAAATGCAAAATTGCTTTGTCAAAATCTTTTAAGTTACAATATGTAGATCCAATTTGTAAATGCATATTACACATCCATATACTATCATCATTTAATTTATATACCTCCAGTGCTTTATTATAATATGATATAGCCTCGTTGTAATTGCCAATGTGGCTTTGTATTTCACCAATTCTAGCTGTAATATCAGCAATACGTATTGCACTACCATTTATAGAATCTAAAATTTTTAAAGATTCCATATACATTTTTTGAGATAATCTATACTGTCCCTTACTTAAATATACACTTGCAATATTTCCAATAGTATGACCATATAACCCAATTTTATTATTTTTTTTATAAATATTTTTGGCTTCGTTAAACATATCTAAAGACTTGTCTAAATTAGAGTTTAGTCTTTCTATATCTGCTAATTCATTAAGTCCCATAGCAAAAGAAACATTATCGTTAATTTCTTTTGCTAACGACATAGCAATTTTGTGATAATAAATTGAAGAATCCATTTTATGTAATACCTTATATGCTAAAGCGCTATTGTAGGCATTAGAAATAGTTTTTTGCTTATTGGATATAAGCTTAGCAATTTTATAAGCTTCTAGAGAGTATTTTAAAGATAGTTTTGGATTTTTATATTGAAGAATTGAATGTAGACTGTCTAATATTACTAATTTTTGCGATGAGGATATTTCTGTGTTTAATATATTTTTTAAACTATCTATTTCTTTATTAGATTGACTGAAAGAAAAAGTTGTAACACTTATTACCAAAAAGGTAATTATTAAGGTTTTCATAGGTTATTTCTGATAAAGTTAATTATATAAAGAATAAAATAATTGGGGACTTTACCTTTTTTCTTTGGTTCTAAGGTATTGATTTTTTATTTTTTTTATGATTTTAATTTTCATCAATCTTTGCTTGTCTATATCTTTTGTGAGATTTTTACCTCGTTATTTAAGCAGTAATGTATTGTGTATACCTTTGTTATATAGTGTTTTATTTTGTTTTTTGTAGTTTAAATGTAAATAAATATTTGTCCTGATGTTTATTTATTTAAAATTGATTTGTCCATACTTTGTCTATTATACATCTGATGTATTGGGGGTAATTAAAATATACTTTTGAGCTTTCAAATCTTAAAATAATATATTATGAAGCAAATGCATTCATATAGATCAAAAACAAACCTACTAATGTTTTTGTTTCTATTAGCGTCAGTATTATCTTGTAGTAAGGATGATGATTCTCAGCAAAAAAATAATGAATCCGAAAAGAGTAGTTTTAATGCTGTTCTTGCTGTTGGTGAAGATTTAGAAGATCCAATACAACAACAGCTAGAGGTTTCTTCTACACAAAGTGAGCAAGCAATTACTACAACAGACGATCAAGGTAACTCAACTGTAGAAAACTGGAGTTGCACTACAACTACTTATGATTTAAAAAGGGAATCTGGTGGAGAAGATGGTTTTCCTTTATTTAGTCCAAATGCTAAAATAATTTATCCAGGTAGCTTGTTACAGGGAAAAACACTTAAAAATACAACTCCAGACGTAATAGCTGTAGGTAGAGCAGGTGGGACGGTATCTTATGATTTGGTTAACGGTAATATATCTAGTACTGTAACTGTAGATGTGGTGTCTAAAAGTAGTATACAAGATGCTATGAACCAGATTATTGCAGCATCACCAGACGTAACGCCAGCAAATTTTACTTTTGAGTATGAACAAGTACAAAGTAGAGAGGCTTTAGCTATTAGTATGGGATTGGATGTTAAGTCTGCTTTTGTAAAAGCAGGTGCTAGTTTTGATTTTAAAAACGGAGATGATAAAAATAGAATTTTAGTAAAATTAAAACAAACGTTTTATACTATGTCTATGAACTTGCCAACTAGTAAGGACGATTTGTTTGCAGACACAGTAACTCCAGAAGATTTAGCAAAATATGTGCAAGAAGATAATCCTGCCACATACATTAGTGATGTTACCTATGGTAGGGTTTATTATATGTTAATAGAAACAAGCTCATCTTACCAAGAACTTAATGTAGCTGCTAATGCTAGTTTTGGCGTTTTTAGTACAAAAGTAAAAGCAGAATTAGAAGTTGATCACTTAAAAGAATTAAAAAATGTTAATATAAAAGTAATTGCATTTGGCGGAGATACAGAGTCTACCATTTCTACAATAGGAGAAACCAATTTAAGTTCTCTAGTAAGTTTGCTATCAAAAAGCGCAAATATTGGGTCTGGTTTACCAATAAGTTATGTAGTACGTAGTGTAAATACAAATCAAATAGTTGGTATACAACTTGCTACACAGTATAATGAAACTAATTGTGAGCCTCTTTTTGATAATGGCGAACCAATACAGACAAAGCACTGGAGAGGCAATATTTTAAATAAAATGGGAGGCGTTGGTGCAGCTTTTGAGCGTAATAAAGGAGAGTTTATACTTATAAATACGTCTGGAGATAAATATATGCGCAGTTTTAACGGCGCTTTAGAAGGTCCTTTTTCTGTAACTGATTTGTTTGGTGGCGAATACCCATTCTTTACTGGTGATAAGGACAGTGGAGAGTTTGATGGTATAGGAGCTATTGTAAATATTAGAAACAATAGTAAAGAAGATAGCATAGATAATGAAAGGCAATTTTTAGCAGTTTCAAAAAGTGGTTTGCAGTTTAAATACGCTAGTGGAAATTCTTGGGAAAGTTTTACTAGTATAGCAGATTTATCTGTTGAAAAAATAAACACTATAGGGGATAATCCTTTTGGTGTTAGTGGCATTGGAGCAGTATTAAATGTTTTTTACGAGGTAGAAGACAAAGAGACCGGTTATTATAAAAGTTCATTACACTTTTTTAATAAGGTTGGTACTAAACAAACTTTGTTTTGGTCAGGAAGTAGATATGGAAAAGGTGGAGAGATTAGTCATTCATATGATTTAACTTCAACTTCTAGTCAGTATAAAAACATACCTTTTACTGCTATTGGTGCGGCATTAAGATTTGATGTTGGAGGCAGCAAAAAATATATAATATTTGATATAACTGGTACAAAATACATAGTTTCTAGTAATAATACGGGTGATTATTCTCCAATTTTTATTCTCTAAGTGTTTAATAAAATACCTTTAGATAGCTAATTCTAAATTATTTCCAAATTTTACTTTCCTACTTATGATTGCATTTAATTATGCATTGGTCCTTAATAACTGTTAATAATTATATAGGATTGAGTTAGTGTAACTGGGCAATTTAACTATTGCTCAGTTTTTTATTGGGTATAAATTCTAGTTTTAGAAGCTCATTGATATTTAAAAAAGAATAGTAGGGTAGGTATAAAACACAGAAAAATCTTAAATTAAACAAGTAAGAATTACTTTTTTTATATTAAATAGTGACATTTACAAGTATATACTTTTGTAAGTATGCATTATTTATAAATAATTACGCAGCCATATCCTTAATGTATTATTTTTTGATAATATTTTAGATTGAGAAATTAATGTAAACTAGAAAACACTTCATTTAATTTATTGTTAATCAATATTTTGAATAAAAATTAAATTTATTGACATCTTTTTTATGTAATTGTACGTATATAAATTGCAATCAAGAAAAATCTTTGTAATTATTAAGATTTTTTGAAGAAAAATGAAGAAAGTATATGCTTGTCCATACTTTGTCCATAGTATTTTCTTTATAAAAGCATTGATAAAAGCTACTTTTGTAGTGTGAGAATATAACATTAAACTAAATATGGTTTACCCAAAATATTTAGTTTTAAAAGTTGGGGAACAGTCGGCCTCTTAAGTAGTTTTGTAAACTTCATAATACTTAATGCTGGCTGTTATTTTTTAGCCTGTACCAACTCTAATTTATCTACACTTACACTAGTAGTAAATAATCCATAATTTACAACAGCTTTATTCTTTTCTAAAGTATCTATACTACCAACAGCTTTACCATCTAGTAAACGGACTCTGTCACCAACTTTAAAAATATACTTAGGTTTTAGTTTTTCTTTTACAATAGCCTTTTTCTTTTCTACTTTTTTCTTTTCGCGTATTACCTCTACCTTTTTGGCTACTTCTTGTTCTACTAACTTCTTTTTAGCTTTTTGTGCTTTTACTTCTTTAGCTGTTTTCTTTTTTCTTTTACTATTTTCAGTTTCTACAATGCGTAATAGTTCAGATATTACTACTTTCTTTTTCTTATCCTGAAAATATTTCTCTGCAGCATCATTAACCTTATTACCTAAATAAATCATACGTTGGTTATGGTCATACAATTCTTGGTAATTTTCTAGTTTAGATTTAATTTTTGTATTTAGCTCTTCAAGTCGTCTAGATTCTTGTCTAGCTTTACTTTCTTCTTCTTGTAATCTAGAACCAGTTTTTTCCATTTTGCTTCGCTCTTTTTGCATTTTAGCAATAGTAGCATCAAAACGTACTTTACCTCGCTCAATTTTCTTTTTAGCTTTATTAATTAAGCTATAGGGAATACCGTTTTTTTGTGCAACTTCAAAAGTAAAAGAACTACCTGCCTGCCCTAAAACAAGTTTAAAAGTTGGTTCTAAACTTTTAGCATCAAACAACATATTGGCATTTGTAGCGTGCGGTAATTCATTTGCTAACATTTTTAGGTTTGCATAATGTGTGGTAATTACACCATAAGCACCACGGTCATAAAAGACTTCTAAAAAAGTTTCTGCCAATGCACCACCAAGTTCAGGATCACTACCTGTACCAAATTCATCAATTAAAAAAAGTGTTTTATCATTACACTTTTTTAAAAAGCTGTTCATATTTTTAAGCCTATAACTATAGGTACTTAAGTGGTTTTCTATAGATTGATTATCTCCAATGTCTGTCAATATTTTTTCAAATAAACAGACCGTACTACGTTCATGCACCGGAATTAGCATACCGCTTTGCAACATTACTTGTAGCAAACCAATTGTTTTTAAGGTAATACTTTTACCACCAGCATTAGGGCCAGAGATTACAATAATTCTGTTGTCTTGTTTTAGCTCTATAGTTTGTGGCCAAGTTTTTTCGTTTTTTCTGGTATTTGTTAGGTATAAGAGTGGGTGGTAAGCGTCTCGCAAATACATTTCTCTTTCTTCACTTATTTTTGGTAAAAGAGACTTTGTATCTTGTGCATATTTGGCTTTTGCAGCAGTAACATCGGTCTGTGCAAGGTATTCTTGGTAACTGGCCAATACGTAATCAAAAGGTTTTATAGCAGCTGTTAATTCTTTTAAAATACGATTTACTTCCTCTTTTTCATCGTATTCTAAATTGTTTAATTCTCTACTATGGCGCAATGTAGCTTCAGGTTCTATGTAAACAATACTACCAGTTTTAGAAGCTCCCATAACGGCACCTTTTACCTTTTTGCGGTACATTGCTTTTACAGCTAAAACACGCCTGTTATCTACAACAGATTCTCTAATTTCATCTAAATAATCTGCCGAGTTATAAGAGTTTAATGCAGATATAAAACTACCATTAATTTTACCTTTTACCGCATTAATTTCTCTTCGTAAATCATACAGTTTACTAGAAGCTTTATCTTTAACCTCACCAAACTTATCTATAACAGCATCAATTGCATTTGGTATTTCTGGCAACACATTTAGCGTTTCAGAATAGCTATGTAATAGTGGATAATATTCTTTAAATTTTTTAAAAAACTTAGTATGTATAACTACAGTATTACAAATACTGCTAATTTTTTTAAAGCCTCCAATTTCTAAGGTTGCATTTTCTATTTTTAATAAATGTAATTCTTTTGTAATAGTATCAAAACCGTGATTAGGAATTCGGTTTTCATTATCATAAGACGCTACATACTCATTAGTTTTCCCTAATTGCTTTATAATTTCTTCTTTATCACTAAAAGGAGCTATTTCTAAAGCCAACTCTTTACCTAGTTCTGTACTACAGCGCAAGTTAATGTGTTCTAATACGGTATTAAACTCTAGGTCTTGAAGTGTTTTAGGGTGAATTTTATGCATTGTATAATTTTAAGCCTTGCAAAGGTAAAGATAAGTGATGAAACTGTGAATTTGTAGTATTTATTTTAGGCGTTAAATTTCCAAGCTAAAATTCTACTTTTTTTATTGCCTTGCTCCATAGGTACTATAAAATAACTAGCTTTTAGTTTAGTAAGTTGTTTTTGTAATTTAGGTAAATTATCACTTTTAGAAACCAAGCTAGTAAAAACAGTAACTTGGTCTTTAAACAAAACACTCTCTTTTATTAACCTTTTTAAAAATAATGCTTCACCACCATTACACCATAGCTCGTTAGCCATACCACCAAAGTTTAGCTCTAACCCATTAGCTTGCTTTCCTAAATTTTTTAGTTTGCGTTGTGTACCTTTTGTAGCTTCTTTTTCTGATGAATGAAAAGGCGGATTACACATTGTAAAGTCAAACTTTTCATTTGGTTTAATTATACCAGTAAAAATGTTTGCATTACTATTTTGTTTCCTTATTTCTATGCTATCTATTAGGTTAGTGTTTGCTGCTACAATTTGTTTGGCATTAGTAACTGCGGTTTCATTAATATCTGCGCCAACCATTTGCCAATTGTAAATTGTTTTACCTAAAATTGGATAAATGCAATTTGCACCAACACCAATGTCTAAGCCTTTAATTGTATCCTTTATATTTTCTTTAGCAAGTATATCTGCTATATGATGTATATAATCTGCACGTCCGGGAATGGGAGCACAAAGGTAATTTTTAGGTATACCCCAATGGTTTATGTTATAATGTAACTTTAATAAGGCCTTATTAAGGTGTAAAACTGCTTCCGAATTAAAAAAGTCTATTGTCTTGTTATTAAATTTATTATCAGTTATATACAGGCTTAACTCTGGATGTTTCTCAATTAACTTATTAAATTGATATGGTGTATTATGTAGATTTTTTGGATGCACAGCTACTATTTTTTACAAATGTAAGATGATATCTAAAGAGATCACCCATTTTTTTATGCATTCTAGCAAAAAGAGTACCTATCTTTGTGCAAAATTATATTATGTCAAAAAAGTTTTCTAAACTAGGAGTATCTACTCCTCTTCTAAAAAGTTTAGCCGAATTAGAGATTACAACTCCTACAGAAATACAAGTAAAATCTATACCAGTATTATTAGAAGCTAACAAAGATTTTGTTGGTTTAGCAAAAACAGGAACAGGTAAAACAGCAGCTTTTGGTTTACCTCTTATACAATTAATAAATACAGAAAGCGCAAATATACAAGCAGTAATAGTTGTTCCCACAAGGGAGTTAGGACAACAAATTTACAGTAATTTAGTTTCTTTTGCTTCACATATGCCTGCCGTTTCTATAGCGTCTGTATGTGGGGGAACACCTATAAAACCACAAATAGAGCGATTAAAAGAAAACACACATATTGTTATTGCTACTCCTGGTAGATTAATAGATTTGCTTAAGCGTAATGCCATAACTATTAATAGTGCTAAATATTTGGTTTTAGATGAGGCAGATGAAATGGTAACCTCTTTAAAAGATGGTTTAGATACTATTGTTGCAGCATTGCCCAAAGACAAAAGAACTATATTGTTTACAGCTACAATGCCTGGCACAATTAAGCAAATAGTACAAAACTACTTATCTAAACACGTTACACAGGTTAGTGTAAATATGGAGACGGTTGGTAATACTAGTATAGATCACCAGTATGTTGTTGTAGAACCTATAGAAAAACTAGAGGTTTTAATGCACTTTTTAAACTCTAAAGAAGGCCAAAGAGGTATTATATTTTGTAAAACAAAAGCAGCAGTAAATAAATTAGCTAAGAATTTAGCAATAAATAAATTTTCTTCTGGTGCTTTACATGGTAGTTTAACTCAACCTATAAGAGATCGTATAATGGGTCAGTTTAGAGAAGGGCACATAAAAATACTAGTTGCAACAGATTTGGCAGCACGTGGTTTAGATGTAAAAGAAATTACCTATGTTGTAAATTATCATTTACCAGATGTTTATGAAACTTATGTGCACAGAAGTGGACGTACAGCAAGAGCAGGAGCAGATGGTTTTTCGTTAACAATACTACAGAAAGAAGAGGAGCAAGACATAGCAGAGTTTGAAAATGAATTAGGCATAACGTTTAAAAAGTTTAAAAAAGCTGATGCAGCTAGCATAGAAGAAAATAATACGCTTTTATGGGCTAGAAAAATTTTTAAAACAAAACCTAATCACACTATTTCTCCAGAATTTAAAGAAAAAGTACATACCATTTTTCATCATTTAACTAAAGAAGAATTGGTAGATAAAATTTTAGCAAATCAATTAGGGCAAACCAAAAAACTTGGTTCTGCACCATCAGAAGATAACAACTTTACGCTTTAATAGCATAAAAAGTATGGCAAATACAATAAAAAATAGGGAAGATATTTTACAAAAATTAAATATTCACCAATTAAATCCAATGCAGGAAGAGGCTCTTTCTGTAATAGAAAATACAACTAATACGGTATTATTATCGCCAACAGGAACAGGTAAAACACTTGCTTTTTTATTACCTTTAATAGATAGGTTAAATCCAGATTTAGAAGAAATACAAGCTTTAATTCTAGTACCTTCTAGAGAATTAGCTATACAAATAGAACAAGTTATTCGTTCTATGGGTTCTGGTTACAAAGTTAATGCTGTTTATGGTGGTAGGTCAATGTCTAAAGATAAAATAGAGCTAAAACATACTCCTGCAATTCTAATTGGTACACCTGGTAGAATAGCAGATCATTTTGATAATGAACGTTTTTCTACAAACTTTATTAAAACGTTGGTTTTAGATGAGTTTGACAAGTCTTTGGAAACTGGTTTTGAAGAGCAAATGAAATATATAATTGGGTTGCTTCCTAGTTTAAATAGGCGTATTTTAACCTCTGCAACACAAGGAGTTACTATTCCTAAATTTGTTAGGTTAGACAAAGCTGTTACTATTAATTTTTTAAAAGAAACTACTAATAAATTAGCTGTAAAAACGGTTGTTTCTCCTAATAGAGACAAATTAAGAACCCTACTTAATTTATTAAATTATGAAGGTAATAGTCCAGGAATTATTTTTTGTAATCTTAGAGAGAGTATAAAAGGAGTTAGCAAATTTTTAGACAAAAATAATATTACGCACGGCTGTTTTCATGGAGATATGGAACAGAAAGATAGAGAACGATCTTTATTAAAATTTAGAAACGGTACTTATGATGTTATTGTAGCTACAGATTTGGCTGCTCGTGGTATAGATATTCCAGAAATGAAATATATTATTCATTATGAACTTCCTTATAAAAAAGAAGAGTTTATACACAGAAATGGTAGAACAGCACGTGTAAACTCTAAAGGTACTGCCTATGTATTAAAATGGGAAGAAGAAAACTTACCAGATTTTATAAAAAATGCTCCTGTAGCAAAAATTAATAAAACAGGAACAAGAAAACCGCCATACTGGACAACATTATTTATCTCAGGAGGAAGAAAAGATAAAATATCTAAAGGAGATATTGCTGGCCTGTTTTTTAAGCAAGGTAATATTAATAAAGATGAATTGGGGGTTATAGAGCTTAAGCAAGACTGTACTTTTGTTTCTGTACCTGCAACTATTGCACCTAAGCTTGTAAATAAATTAAACAATAC carries:
- a CDS encoding DEAD/DEAH box helicase, whose protein sequence is MANTIKNREDILQKLNIHQLNPMQEEALSVIENTTNTVLLSPTGTGKTLAFLLPLIDRLNPDLEEIQALILVPSRELAIQIEQVIRSMGSGYKVNAVYGGRSMSKDKIELKHTPAILIGTPGRIADHFDNERFSTNFIKTLVLDEFDKSLETGFEEQMKYIIGLLPSLNRRILTSATQGVTIPKFVRLDKAVTINFLKETTNKLAVKTVVSPNRDKLRTLLNLLNYEGNSPGIIFCNLRESIKGVSKFLDKNNITHGCFHGDMEQKDRERSLLKFRNGTYDVIVATDLAARGIDIPEMKYIIHYELPYKKEEFIHRNGRTARVNSKGTAYVLKWEEENLPDFIKNAPVAKINKTGTRKPPYWTTLFISGGRKDKISKGDIAGLFFKQGNINKDELGVIELKQDCTFVSVPATIAPKLVNKLNNTRLKKKKVRISII